The DNA sequence TGTAATACTCTGAAAGCAAAAGAGCCAAAGAGTTAAGAGAGCCTTCCAATTCATTTAGGTCAAGATTCTCAAGCTGTAAGGTGTCTCTGAAAATCAGTTTCTTGCCATCATTGTCCAATGTAAATGCGCCATGTACAATTTCTCTGTTTTTGATCAGCAGTTCTTTGTATACACTTGCATCATCCTTGATTTCAATGATCGGCATTTCAATAATCAGGATAGGATCTTCACAATCAACAATTACATTCATCAAGTTTTTTTCCTCATCCTGAATCACAAACAGCTCTTCAGTTGAATCTTCATGCGTGATGTTGTACCCTAAGTCTAGCAGGTAGTCACGAACTTTTTCAAAATGGTTCATCTCA is a window from the Limibacter armeniacum genome containing:
- a CDS encoding YbjN domain-containing protein encodes the protein MNHFEKVRDYLLDLGYNITHEDSTEELFVIQDEEKNLMNVIVDCEDPILIIEMPIIEIKDDASVYKELLIKNREIVHGAFTLDNDGKKLIFRDTLQLENLDLNELEGSLNSLALLLSEYYNQLIEYAKN